The Vallitalea longa genomic sequence AATAATATATAAGTACAATTCATAATGGAATTTTTATGTGGTAAATATATATATTTGACTTAAATAAAATAAAAAAGGATGCAGATGATGCATTCTTTTTTTGGTAATACTATTAGATAGCTTACATATTTAATATGGTTATAAACTATATTTTGTGTTACAATAAGAAAAAATAAGGAAGAGGATGAAATATGCTAGATGTATGTTTGCTAGGTACAGGTGGAATGATGCCTTTGCCAAATAGATGGTTAACTTCTCTTATGACAAGATACAATGGAAGTAATTTGTTAATTGATTGTGGTGAAGGAACTCAAATAACTATACGACAACAAGGTTGGAGTTTTAAATCTATAGATATTATATGTTTTACTCATTACCATGGAGATCATATAGGTGGATTACCTGGATTATTACTAACCATTGGTAATTCTGATAGAAAAGAACCAATTACTTTAATAGGACCCAAAGGTCTTGAAAGAATCGTTAAGGGGTTACGGGTAATAGCTCCTGAATTACCTTTTGAATTAAAATTTATAGAGATAAAAGATGAATATTCATGTTTTAACATAAAAGGTTATGAAATAGAGGCTTATAAACTTAACCATAATGTTATTTGTTACGGTTATAATATCAATATTAAACGTCAGGGAAAATTTTTAGTTGAAAAAGCTAAAGAACTAGACTTGCCTATGAAATATTGGAATATTCTTCAAAAAGGAGAAAATGTCATACACGATGGAAAAGAATATGACCCAAGCTCAGTACTTGGACCACCTAGAAAAGGTATTAAACTAACTTATTGTACTGATTCTAGGCCAGTAAAAAATATTGAGACATATGCTAGAAATGCTGATCTTTTCATATGCGAAGGTATGTATGGAGATGAAGAAAAAGTAAATAAAGCAAATGAATATAAACACATGACATTTGAAGAAGCTGCTACTTTAGCTGTAAAAGCTAAGGTTAATGAATTATGGTTGACACATTTTAGTCCATCATTGGTTAGACCAAAAGATTCATTACAGGTTGCTACCAAAATATTTAAGAACTCTAAGGTTGGAAAAGATAGAATGGCTAAAACATTAAAGTTTGATGAATAGTATAATACTATTTATTAAAAATTCGATATATAATATATAAGTAAGTTATATATAGGTTCTAAACAATATAATGTAGATGTATATTTTATATTAAAAAAAGGACATTAATGGAGTGGTGAATATGAGAAAATTTATTGCAGTTCTTATTCTGATGATTTTAGGTATATTATTGTTTGTTACATTTTCTAATAAAACAAGCCAAGATAGATTTGATAAGAGCTTGCTATCGAATTCAGATAGATTATTAAAAAATCTAGAAGAAGATTATGATAATACGGTAAATAAATTAAGTGATTTACAGAAGGCTCCAGAACAAGTTCTAGAATTGAATAATGAAATAATGCAGAAATTATATAGTGATGATGTTGATGACGCAGAAATAGATTTATTAATTAACTTTCAACGCAAACTATATGATGATGAATTATTAGCTAACAACCCAATTGAGACACATTTAGAAAAGATAAAAGAAGAAATAAAGAATTATAAAGAAAACGGAACTAAAATAATAGGTTATGATACTCAAAAAAATGATGACAATAAGATAGACGATATGTTTTTTATTAAAGTAGTATATTATCTTAATAATGTTGGACCAAAAGGTGAGATATACGAAGAATATTTATTAGTTAAAGATCAAGAACTTTGGAAAATTAAAGGATGGCAAAAAACAGAAGAATTTATTGTAGTAGGTGATTAAATGAATAAAGACGTAATGATAATGGCTATAGAATCATCTTGTGATGAAACGTCGGTAGCTATTGTAAAGAATGGAAAACATATTTTGTCCAATATTATATCCTCTCAAATAGATTTACACAAGAAATTTGGAGGAGTTGTTCCCGAAATAGCTTCAAGAAAGCATATAGAAAATATAGATCCTGTAATAACTGAAGCATTAGAAGAAGCCAATGTGGCAATAAAAGATGTAGATGCAATTGCAGTTACATATGGACCAGGACTAGTAGGTGCTTTACTAGTGGGATTGGCAGAAGCTAAAGCTATAGCATTCGCTTCTAAAAAACCTTTAATAGGAATTCATCATATAGAAGGACACATAAGTGCTAATTATATAGAAGGGGATTTTAAGCCACCTTTTATTTGCATGGTAGTATCCGGAGGACATACACACTTAGTACATGTTAGAGATTATGGTAAATACGAAATATTAGGTAAGACAAGAGATGATGCAGCAGGTGAAGCATTTGATAAAGTAGCTAGAGCAATTGGGTTAGGATACCCGGGAGGACCTAAGATCGATAAAATAGCTAAACAAGGGAATGAGGATGCAATAGATTTCCCTAGATCATATTTAGATAATGGTTCATATGATTTTAGTTTTAGTGGTGTAAAATCAGCAGTTCTTAATTATATAAATCAATGTAGAATGAAAGAACAAGAAATAAACGTTCCTGACATAGCTGCTAGTTTTCAAAATTCAGTAGTAGAAGTAATCGTTAATAAAACAATAAAGGCTGCCAAAGAATTGAAGCTCAATAAAGTTGCATTAGCTGGTGGAGTAGCAGCTAACAGTAAACTTAGAGAAGAGATGGAAATAGCCTGCAAAAAGGAAAAAATTACATTACACTATCCATCACCTGTCTATTGTACAGATAATGCTGCTATGATAGGTGTAGCGGCGTATTATGAGTATATAAATGGTGTAAGGCATGACATGGATCTGAATGCAATTCCTAATTTGAAATTAAGTGATAGATTCTAAGCAATTAAAGGTTGATTTATCAAATGGATGAATTATGAATCAGTCTATTTGTTAGTCACAATGAAATCCATGTATTTATAAATAAAAGTATAATTATTATTTTTGCTTATCTTAAATAATAATTATACTTTTTTATTTTGTAAAAGTCCTATTTTTAAGCATAAAATGTGTTTTCATATACGCTATTAATAGTATCATATAGTTGCTTTTAGTGCTTGGATGATGTAAACTATTGGCTATACGTTAGTAGGAGGCGTAAAGACTCTCTGTGCCATCTCAGAATCTATAGAATAAATTATAGAAACATCACCATTCGCTCTATTTAATTTTTGTAATATACCTTTAACAGTTGCTTCTTCTTCAACTTGCTCATCAATAAACCATTTTAAAAAACTTATAGTGGCATGCTCTCTTTCTTCCATAGCTATATCCATTAATTTATAGATACGACTGGTTACAAATTTTTCATGTTCCAAAGTTTTTGAATATACATTTTTAATATCAATATAGTTATTTGGTGGTGTCTCGATTCCTTTAATTTCAACTTTAGCATCCATCTCATTTACAAAATCAAAAAATTTCATTGCGTGAAATTTTTCTTCTTCAGCTTGTACTACAAAAAAATTAGCAAAACCATCTAGATCTATTGAATAGCAATACGAAGCCATTGCAAGATAAAGATGTGAAGAATAAAATTCATAACTAATCTGGTCATTTATCTCTTTTAATAATTTCTCACTTAACATAATTAATCCTCCTATTTCAATATTTGATTTGGTATATTTAATTATAATAGTATAAATGTTAATGATTTTGATATTCTAGCTTTTAATTTAGTATATAATAGTTTAAAATAAAATATACGATAACATTAATTAATAAAACTTACATAATAATCTATTACTAAAGAATTAATATGTAATATAGTAGAATATCTATAAAATCATCATTAGTATTAATTATAAAACGATAATACTTATTAGTCAATAATAATTATTGGAGGAATAAAATTATGGATAACATTAAATGCACAGTAATAATACCTGCAGCAGGTAAAGGTAAAAGAATGAATACTAAAAAATCAAAACAGTATATAGAATTATTAGATAAACCTATCTTAGCATATACAATCGATGCTTTTGAAAAATGTGATAAAATAGACAATATCATATTAGTAGTAGGTAAAAATGAAATTGAATACGTTAGAAAGGAAATAGTAGAAAAATATAATTTTAATAAAGTTATAGAAATA encodes the following:
- a CDS encoding ferritin, translating into MLSEKLLKEINDQISYEFYSSHLYLAMASYCYSIDLDGFANFFVVQAEEEKFHAMKFFDFVNEMDAKVEIKGIETPPNNYIDIKNVYSKTLEHEKFVTSRIYKLMDIAMEEREHATISFLKWFIDEQVEEEATVKGILQKLNRANGDVSIIYSIDSEMAQRVFTPPTNV
- the tsaD gene encoding tRNA (adenosine(37)-N6)-threonylcarbamoyltransferase complex transferase subunit TsaD translates to MNKDVMIMAIESSCDETSVAIVKNGKHILSNIISSQIDLHKKFGGVVPEIASRKHIENIDPVITEALEEANVAIKDVDAIAVTYGPGLVGALLVGLAEAKAIAFASKKPLIGIHHIEGHISANYIEGDFKPPFICMVVSGGHTHLVHVRDYGKYEILGKTRDDAAGEAFDKVARAIGLGYPGGPKIDKIAKQGNEDAIDFPRSYLDNGSYDFSFSGVKSAVLNYINQCRMKEQEINVPDIAASFQNSVVEVIVNKTIKAAKELKLNKVALAGGVAANSKLREEMEIACKKEKITLHYPSPVYCTDNAAMIGVAAYYEYINGVRHDMDLNAIPNLKLSDRF
- a CDS encoding ribonuclease Z; amino-acid sequence: MLDVCLLGTGGMMPLPNRWLTSLMTRYNGSNLLIDCGEGTQITIRQQGWSFKSIDIICFTHYHGDHIGGLPGLLLTIGNSDRKEPITLIGPKGLERIVKGLRVIAPELPFELKFIEIKDEYSCFNIKGYEIEAYKLNHNVICYGYNINIKRQGKFLVEKAKELDLPMKYWNILQKGENVIHDGKEYDPSSVLGPPRKGIKLTYCTDSRPVKNIETYARNADLFICEGMYGDEEKVNKANEYKHMTFEEAATLAVKAKVNELWLTHFSPSLVRPKDSLQVATKIFKNSKVGKDRMAKTLKFDE
- a CDS encoding DUF6715 family protein, which codes for MRKFIAVLILMILGILLFVTFSNKTSQDRFDKSLLSNSDRLLKNLEEDYDNTVNKLSDLQKAPEQVLELNNEIMQKLYSDDVDDAEIDLLINFQRKLYDDELLANNPIETHLEKIKEEIKNYKENGTKIIGYDTQKNDDNKIDDMFFIKVVYYLNNVGPKGEIYEEYLLVKDQELWKIKGWQKTEEFIVVGD